The stretch of DNA CATAGAATTAgaagaaaacataaaaattgctaaatggtggctatgttaatagcatgaggacattgagcacattctagtgatttttccaacatgtgtattgtaaaaaataaacaaaaaaactcttAGAATTAATtcaggtaacaggaatgagtgttgagattgacctcttCAGTCATAgctacaataagatcaaatatacagaaaaactaatgagggaacttaattttggtcttctcatgatcttaagaagaaccaactgatgtaacttTCTGTTgcagatgtgacttgtagaatgtccCAGATGTTTTAGATGAGATCATATGttagttacagtaacaggactgagtgactGAGCCCAGGGACACAACAAAAacgtgtattttaacttaaatattatggatgtattatgaaaaaaaatattttaaagcatagacagtcacacaacaatgcaaaaaaacctaaaaacttaaaaaactttgcacatttatacatgtatttttttccGGGAACAGAAACGCCACCCATTCAGCTGAATATGCCACTACTCTTTCCTAAGAAGGCACAGTACCTCCTCCAGTGACCATAACAAAAGACAAGACAACACCAGTGTCATAAAAAACAGTCAAATCTATACATTTGTtataaaatgtacatttcttTCTAAATTGGTGAATGTAAATCAATCTAAGCTCCAGTGTTTCTCTAAAATGTTTAACTGAACAAGCCTTCCCTGTTTGAGATACGCTCATTCTTTCTGGCTTATGTAACTTGGCAGATCCTGCTCTCCAGATGGTCAGAGACAGTAAGTAAGATTGCTGGAGGGTTTCAGACTCTCAGGCCTGCGGGCTGTTGGCGTTTCAAACTGGAGAGGGAAGAGCCTTTAGTCTCCAGTTAATCAACATACCAAAGCAAACAAAGGAAGAAATCTAGCTGAACATGTCCTGAAATCGTTTCATATGAAGACAGTTTATGAATAGAAGTACTGGATGGAGAGCTTATAATACTAGAAACCTGCATTTTCTGAAGTAAAACGAAAGAATGGTTACACATCTGAATTTAACTCCCAGGTAGTTGCTAAACTGATGCTATTACAGGTATTCATGGTAGTGAatggcgtggtagtggggggaaagtGGACctaactacccagggcccgagtatgGAGAGGTACAGATTTTTTTCTCtcatgttccttgtgtactggcatggataggggcccactgacattgacaGTGTACAggacccagaatttgctgctacgcccctgctctTCTCTCCTTGTCTTGCTTTCCAGGATTGCCTTTGTTTACCCTGCCTGTTGTCTTCCTCGGTTACGCTTTGCGTGATCTCTGTTTCCACACGAAAGGTTTACACCCGTTTTAGTTTAGCACCCGTTTTCATTTCCCGCCCATTttcgttttccgcccgttttcgttacCCACCCGTTTTCATTTTGCGCCCGTTTTCGTTTTGCACACGTTTTCGTTTTCCGGCCGTTTTCGATTTCCAGCCGTTTTTGTTTTGCACCTGTTTTCGTTATCCGCCCGTTTtctttttccgcccgttttcattTCCCGCCTATTttcgttttccgcccgttttcgttttccacaCGTTTTCATTTTCCACACGTTTTCAAACCCACTTGGgctgtgtttattttttcaatATGAATATCGCTATAATTTCCCTTGACCCCCACAccactctccaaaccatcactgattgtggaaacttcacactagacctcaagcagttcgAACTgtgtgatgatcagtgatggtttggagagacatgtcatctgctggtgttgatccactgtgttttatcaagcccaaagtcagtgcagttttgttttcccacaaaatcttacagcactttatgcttctctctgcggacaacttttatggagatgcggatttcattttcctgcaggacttggcacactgcccacactgccaaaagtaacaattggtcttatactctcattttctgagacacacatttttgggttttctttggctgtaagccataatcatcaacaataaaagaaataaacgcttaaaatagattactttgtgtgtaatacatctatataatatatgagtttgacattttgatctgaaaaactaaaacaaagtaacttttcaaggagtccagaccttaaccccattgagaatatttggaatgtgctggagaaggcattgtgcagtggtcagactctaccatcaataatgcaataaatattgaaataaatcttgtgacattgcagaagtttatcaaaacaatgccacagtaaatgcgtgccacaatcaaagctaaagtgGGTCCTATTTTTATCATCCCTTTCAACAGAGTGAACAGTGCATTGTACAATCTTCCACCTTCATTTTGAAATGAGAAGATCTGGCCTCCCCACTACTGCGGAGTGTTTATCTGATCCACAACATCCTCAGGCGAGTTACAAGCCTTCATCAAAATTGTAAAGCATTCATTATGTGGTTAATTCCATGGTTGGGCATGTCTCTGTTAGCCTGACTGCACTGCTTGCCTTTGGGACACAGTGTGTGTATTCAGCCCTGCAGTGAAGGACCCACAGTATAGCTGCTCCTCTGAGACTCGACCAAGTGTTGAGGTTTACTGATGTGTGGAGCCAGACGGGAAGATGACATCAACTCTGGTCATACTGATTTTCTGCCAATGTTTGTGCAGCTCAGGTAGGTTACACCTTTGACTTGTAAATAGATGTGTAGTTTTATAGCTTCTGTCAAGAATGGCCACCTACGAAAACTTAGAGGCTTAGAGGTTGTCTGGTttgtccctgtgtctgtgtgggtttcctccaggccggtttcctcccacagtccaaaaaaacattgagatcaggtaaattggttACTCTAAAATTACACAGAAAAatggaatactctaaattgatctggtgtgtgtgtgcgtaaatgtatgtataactgtgtgcccagatactttgttctgggtaaaatgctgtagtgcccgattcAGTCCTTcgggtggacggttgtttccggttgagagtacgctctgtgctattggctgctgcttttcaCCAGTGTTTGGTTGAGTGTTGAGTATacatggttgtgtgtaaaacgcgtaaattgtaaagtgtccttggggttctatataagtgtaacttcattcaatCATTCATACAAAGCCACATCTATCAAAACACACAAGACATTACCTGCAGTCTTTGTGTAAAACAGTGCTCCAGGTGTTACCATATACTATATACTGCTGTTTTAAACATTTCTGAACAGTAATGCTTAGTTTTCAGAtctttaaactcttttttttcagttgttatttaaaataaaatcataatcaagaatcactcatatattttaagaatattgtgatgttatttatttattttatttatttacatcccCAGCCCTACTTAAAATGGactttttgaatttgaatttttcTGATCAACTTAAAAGCACGTCAGGCAGAGCTCCCTCACAGAAGATTATCACTCCTGAATAGATGTTCGACAAGTAAAATGTATTTGACACTGTATATTTGAAAATTGTATAATTTCAAGATACATGTACGCCACTGCTGGTGTTGAGATAATATGGTGTCACAACaacagatgttttatttatttatgcagcacacattcttttttatatttaaaagataaaaaaagtatttgtttcCTGCAGGACTGtcagtttttagcttttattttttatgcaggACTAATTGTCTTTTTATCTTTTACTTTTTATGCAGTAATAAGTATTTGCTATCTTTTACATTTTATGCAGCAATAAgtaattttttatcttttattgtttatgtggTACTAAGTGTCTTTTTTAGCTATATTTTTTATGTGGGACTAAGTgtcttagcttttattttttttgcaggacTAAgtctgtttttagctttttttatgcAGGACTGTCTTTTTTagcttttatgtttttatgcGGGACTAagtgtcttttttctctcttatgTTTTTTATGCAGGACTAATGgtctttttagctttttttaatgcAGGACTAAGtatgtttttatcttttattttttaaacatgattaagtCTGTTTTTATCTTTTACTGTTTATGCGGGACTAAGTCggtttttagcttttatttttaatgcaggACTAAGTgtcttttttatctttatgttttttttatgcaggGCTAATGGTTGTTTcgagcttttattttttatgcggGACTAAGtgtctttatttatcttttaataaaTATTCATATCTCCGGACAGGATTCCCTGTGGTGTTTAATCTCGGCCTGTTGGCAGATCTGGCACAGAGAGCTTCTGAAGCTGAAGTGAACGCACGATCTCTATCCTCCTTCCTCTACAGGGCTACTAACACAGCTGTTCGGCGggtgattttattttttccttttttatgtgaTTCTAAAATATACTGTTTAATATCTCTGAGATTAAAGAGTCCACAAATTCTAAAACCTTGTGTGAAACCCTGCTGATGTTTTACAGGACACTGATGCCCTCTGGTGGTTTTGAGGGGaactgcattatttttttaatttataaaattaacACGTGGGACCCTAGACTAAAAGAAAGATTTGTCAACAGGTTCTGTGTTGGctccacatatacagctctgagaaaaaaataagagaccacctaaaaatgatttctttgattttacctaaatgaaaacctttggaatataatcaagaggaagatggatgatcacaagccatcaaagctgtgtaagactggtggaggagaactgagattaaaaaatctaggttattcccccaaatattgatttctgaactcttaaaactttatgaatatgaacttgcattatttgagatctgaaagctctgcatcttttgtgctatttcagccatttctcattttctgcaaataaatgctctaaatgacagtaattgtatttggaatttgggagaaatgttgtttgtagtttatagaataaaacaagaataaaaattaattttactcaaacatatacctataaagaaactgaagtggtatcttcattttttccagagctgtagattccCATCAGGCTCATTAATGGGgatttggaaagctcagctgggTCCCGGTCCTAACATACACAAATCTACTCAGGGCACATGACCACCTGGAACCCTATGttctactgtagctacagtatatttttgaatgtttgtagacaccctcTCTAATGAATTCTTTGAATCAGCTACTTGATattgcaccaattgctgacacaggtgtacAAATGCACACAGTGTTCTGAGGTGGGGTGCTGAACATCCaccatcctgaccttactaatgaaTCCTCTAATCACTGAGTGTAATCAACTCCTTACAGCAAGGCTCCAAAACAGCAGAAAAactggatagtagagacagttacgcAAACAAACGCAGGATaaacacctatttttttttttagatgatacAGAAATGAGTGGGTTTCTCATCTCTTTTGTCCTTGAAGTGTAGTTACTCAGGACTTAAACAGCTTTCTGAAATTTACTCTGGTATTAATTTAAGCTCTGGATTTTAATTATACctaaaataaatctatttttatttaccAGATCAGTCAGGTGGACTTTGATACTTATGACTTTAATCTCAGCTTTAACATGAGGAGAACGGACTGTCTCAAACACCTCACAGGATCTCCAGACGGCTGTCTCTTCAGCCTCAGACAGTTTAAAGTAAGTAATGTTTTTTCTCACTACATTAAATAGAACTACTGGTTATACATGTTTAaccctctttctgtctttcttcgtGTATATCTAGCCTGTTCACCTCTGCTCCAGCTATGTGCGTGTTTCTGCTCAGTTCGTTTCTCCGCTGGAGGTCAGCTGTGATCTGAGAGCTCTGAGCTCCAGCTCTGAGTCCAGTAGTGAGGAGATGTTCCTTCGGGGGATACCGCAGGCTGGAGGGAGGCTCCACACACCGGGGTTCATCATCTGTGAAGGAGCTCGCAGCTGCTCCAGACTGCTGCTGTGATCAGCAGGAAATCTCTGAGAAAATGAAAGCAAGTAATACAGACAGACCTTCCACCCTATACAACAGGGGTTTATATCGTTTATGAAGTTCAGTGATGGAAGggttttaaaattaaagaaagatgtaaaattaaatgatgtttttttttcttctgaaatctcTGTGATAGAAAATTCAGCAATAGATGGGAAGCTTATCACACATGCATATGGTTTAAATgttgtatataaaaatattttaagtatacATGAATTATTcacaacattaaatattttactgACACATAGGCACttttaataaaattatgaaaatctTAGGAACTCTTTAGAGGCATCATGCCTAAGTAATGCTTGATTCACACTACACGTTTTTGGTTCAGAACCTGTGTTCACGATAAGGTGAAGTTAGAACTTGCTAACCTAGACAAAACACCACTATGAAATGTTTCTGGTGATTAGTGTAAAACACTAaggctattatttttttatctttcacTTAGACCACATTGGGTGATGTTGTTTAATGTTGTTGACCTGTGATTCTCCGTGTTGCTTCCAAGCTGGGAAGCTAAAAAATGCACTCCATTTGCAATACGTTTCCCTCTACGATTGTGAGAGCAATTGTGGCACTTACACAGCATAATTAAATAATCATAATTCACatcgatttttttttcaaatatctaaaaaaatctcaacaaaatcatatataaataatagGAAAGTTTTAACTGTTGGTGAACAATTTTAATCAGGTTTTCGACGTATGTTATGTTTATGTTTCAATTGTGTGGTTATTGTCAACACTGCGACCGCTCATGTCAGTGACGTCGCAATTCTATTCGTCATTCCCTGTGAATCGAAGTTCGAACGTTCGAATGTTGGGACTCGCGGAATAAAAGCGCGAGACGGTCGCAGCAAACTTCAGTCTTCGCAGCGAAGCGATAGTGAGAGCGTACACGATGAGCCTTTTCCGAGCGATACTAACAGCGGCCGGAGCTGCAGCTGCGACCGCGGTGATTACCGGATCATATTTCTACCTGTTTCGATCCAGCGCTCAGAAGCAAGAGACGACCGAGGAGATCGCGGTCACTCCTGTGGAAGAAGACCGCCAGACGGTGGAGGAGAGGCAGGCTGAAGCTGAGCTTACAGTGGATCCTGACCTCTGTGAGACGGAATCGGTGATGGAAGAGGGAGAAGTTTACAGCCCTCAAGAAGAAGATCAGGCCCCTGCCATTATTGAGGATGGACCAGAAGCTTCCGGACTGCTACAGGACTCTGTCCTAGCAGAGAAGGTTGACGCTGAGGTGATAATGGAGCCAGACCGCTGTGAGGAAGAGACAGACGAGGGAGAAGTTTACAGCCTCCAAGAAGAAGGTCAGGTCTCTGCCATTATTGAGGATAGACCAGAAGCTTCCGGACTGCTACAGGACTCTGTCCTAGCAGAGAAGGTTGACGCTGAGGTGAAAATAGAGCCAGACCTCTGTGAGGAAGAGACGGAAGAGGGAGAAGTGTACAGCCCTCAAGAAGAAGGTCAGGCCCCTGCCATTATTGAGGATGGACCAGAAGCTCCAGGACTGCTACAGGGCTCTGTCGTAGCAGAGAAGGTTGAAGCTGAGGTGATAAAAGAGCCAGACCTCTGTGAGGAAGAGACAGAAGAGGGTATAGTTTACAGCCCCCACGAGGAAGAGCAGGCCCCTCAGATTCTGGAGGATCAGCAGACTCTTACCAGTGTGGATCTGGCTAAGGACCCTCCATCTTCTTCAAGTGATGACGGACCCATGAAAAAACGTTTTCGGAGACGAGGAACACGAGGAAGGGGACGTAAAATCATATATAAGAATGAAGGTCAGGCCCCTGCCATTATTGAGGATGGGCCAGAAGCACCTGGACTACTACAGGGCTCTGTCGTAGCAAAGAAGGTAGAGACTGAGGTAATTATGGATCCTGACCTCTGTGagaagattcaagattcaaagagtttattgtcatgtgcacagtaagaaacaagtttcctcgcaCAAGGAAATtatttctttgctcctcgccaagtatgccgcataaagataaaagtagaaactATACAATAAgatagaaataaactaactaaatataaatattaaattggtgttaaatttacatccaggatggaaatttATACATGAAAACAGcaatgtgttatggatattatttacaagtaagtataTGTTATCTGTTATTAGAAGGAGACGCAATGGGTGGTGGAAGAGGGAGAAGTTAAGTCCCCCCAAGAGGAAGATCAGGCCCCTCAGATTCTGGAGGTGCCTCTTACCGATGTGGATCTGTCTAAGGACCCTCCATCTTCTTTAAGTGATGACGGACCCACGGAAAAACGGTTCCGGAGACGAGGAACACGAGGAAGGGGACGTAAAATCATATATAAGAAGGACATTGGAGAGGAGAGGAGCCAGAGAGAGACAACACAGTGATGGAGAACCATAGAGAGACTAAGACTCTTATTAGTCTAACTTtctcaaaataaagagaaatttATTCAAGTGATtcaatgtgttgtttttgttgaAACTGGAAATAATAAGATGAAATTATGAAAATACTATACAACAGCATAACACTGCAATTATTGCTATTATTAAGAATAAATATGCAGAcattaaaattagaatataaacatcaacaatataactatcctaaataaataaaataaaaataagataaaataaatacataaataaataaaggttgtttttaaaacagcaaaaagcaaCGTTCCAGCTCATTCACATTGATCGGCTCTTTTtttctgaataaataaattaatataaagaaaaaatagaaatgtatGTGACTGGTGAAATAAAATTTGGCCTCCACTATTAAATTTGTTCTTAAGTTCTGGTTTATGCATATAAATTGGTATGTACACTTGTTTATTAGTAATGTGTTAAGTTTTTTTCACATATCGAACATTCCGTTTTTGTTACAGCACtaagaaaatgatttaaaatgtaataagatCACTagccaaaataaataataataataataaaataataataataataataataataatggtgataacatttttttttttacaatatattagtAATCCGTTCTAAAGCTCTGGTTTATGCATGCGAATTGGTTCTAAAATGCAGCGATTCAAAATAATATTCCATGTAAACTTTATAATTTATTAGTAATCTGTTTTTTCACATATGGACGATTCCGGTTTTGTTACAGCACTAAGACAATGATTTACAATGTGATAAGATCATTaactaacaacaacaatacaaatattaataataataataataataataataataataataataataataacgataatttatagatattttataatgtattagtaattagtaaagtTCTGTTTTTTGCATGACGTCGCTTGGCTATGGGTAACGATATCTCAGCGACGCCGTGCCAGTGAGCAAACGATCTGCCGTAGACGGAGGCATCACAGAAACATAAGGACAGCTTAAAAGCATCAGGTGCGGGCCGTCTTGCAGACAGCAGACAGACATCAGACGTCATTTGATCATCAGGTAACGACGTCTTTGCGTCGTTTTGCCAGTGAGCAACGAGCTGCTTCAGATGCTTTCCATGTAACTGTGTGCATCGCATAAACGTCTAACCGACTGTCTGGGATATTTACACTTAATTTAATGTAACTCCCACATTTCCTAACACAGCGGAGGCACCAAAATGCGCTGAGTGCAGTTTTTTCCTATCCTCCTGTCtgttacatttcatcaccatataactTCTAAAAACGGCTGGATGGagaaatgaaaaagtgttttacttctttactatttgcagtaactgcttttactgcggtcaagccagcccccacttcaaaacgcttggtcaaactagcccccacgctgtttcttagagcgcgcatacactgaacatttcggcaagcgtgagaaggaacacatttcaaaataaaagtcccccccttaatatcacgacattatgctatggagtggtattaaaaggaatccacatgatatcacatgttatgtctgatatcacatgtcaatttcaggtagtcctggtagtacacaaaataaaagccctgtaaattataacaattatgttaattaaataataataatactaataatactactactaataataatacttgtatgtgtcactcacttaatagcagggcattataatgtgtcatttcaaaataaaagccctttaaattgtaacatttatgtaattttacacaatgtttagactgttattaaaagaaatctgtctgatatcacagttcaatttcaggtagtcctgatagtacactacttgtatgtgtcactcacttaaaatcagaacattttgatgtgtcatttcaaaataaaggccctttaaattataaaaatattttatttcaacacaatgtttagactgttattaaaataaatctgtctgatatcacaggtcaatttcatatagttcTGATAGTACACAatttgtatgtttcactcaactaatatcagaacattttgatgtgtcatttcaaaataagggccatttaaattgtaacatttatgtaattttacacaatgtttagactgttattaaaagaaatctgtctgatatcacagttcaatttcagatagtcctgatagtacactacttgtatgtgccactcacttaaaatcagaacattttgatgtgtcatttcaaaataaaggccctttaaattataacaatattttatttcaacacaatgtttagactgttattaaaagaaatctgtctgatatcacagctcaattttatatagccctaatagtacaccacttgtatgtttcactcacttaaaatcagaacattttgatgtgtcatttcaaaataagggccatttaaattgtaacatttatgtaattttacacaatgtttagactgttattaaaagaaatctgtctgatatcacagttcaatttcagatagtcctgatagtacactacttgtatgtgtcactcacttaaaatcagaacattttgatgtgtcatttcaaaataaaggccctttaaattgtaacatttatgtaattttacacaatgtttagactgttattaaaaacaatctgtgtgatatcacagttcaatttcatatagtcctgatagtacactacttgtatgtgtcactcacttaaaatcagaacattttgatgtgtcatttcaaaataaaggccctttaaattataacaatcttttattttaccacTAGGTTTAGacagttattaaaataaatctgtgtgaTATCACAATTCAATTTcctatagtcctgatagtacactacttgtatgtgtcactcacttaatatcagaacattttgatgtgtcatttcaaaataaaggccttttaaattataacaatatttttattttattttaagttttgactgttattaaaataaatctgtgtgatatcacaggtcaatttcatatttcatttcataatttaaagggcctttattttgaaatgacacatcaaaatgttct from Astyanax mexicanus isolate ESR-SI-001 chromosome 11, AstMex3_surface, whole genome shotgun sequence encodes:
- the LOC103030629 gene encoding secreted phosphoprotein 24; the protein is MTSTLVILIFCQCLCSSGFPVVFNLGLLADLAQRASEAEVNARSLSSFLYRATNTAVRRISQVDFDTYDFNLSFNMRRTDCLKHLTGSPDGCLFSLRQFKPVHLCSSYVRVSAQFVSPLEVSCDLRALSSSSESSSEEMFLRGIPQAGGRLHTPGFIICEGARSCSRLLL
- the LOC111194859 gene encoding retinitis pigmentosa 1-like 1 protein isoform X1 codes for the protein MSLFRAILTAAGAAAATAVITGSYFYLFRSSAQKQETTEEIAVTPVEEDRQTVEERQAEAELTVDPDLCETESVMEEGEVYSPQEEDQAPAIIEDGPEASGLLQDSVLAEKVDAEVIMEPDRCEEETDEGEVYSLQEEGQVSAIIEDRPEASGLLQDSVLAEKVDAEVKIEPDLCEEETEEGEVYSPQEEGQAPAIIEDGPEAPGLLQGSVVAEKVEAEVIKEPDLCEEETEEGIVYSPHEEEQAPQILEDQQTLTSVDLAKDPPSSSSDDGPMKKRFRRRGTRGRGRKIIYKNEGQAPAIIEDGPEAPGLLQGSVVAKKVETEKETQWVVEEGEVKSPQEEDQAPQILEVPLTDVDLSKDPPSSLSDDGPTEKRFRRRGTRGRGRKIIYKKDIGEERSQRETTQ
- the LOC111194859 gene encoding nuclear autoantigenic sperm protein isoform X2 — protein: MSLFRAILTAAGAAAATAVITGSYFYLFRSSAQKQETTEEIAVTPVEEDRQTVEERQAEAELTVDPDLCETESVMEEGEVYSPQEEDQAPAIIEDGPEASGLLQDSVLAEKVDAEVIMEPDRCEEETDEGEVYSLQEEGQVSAIIEDRPEASGLLQDSVLAEKVDAEVKIEPDLCEEETEEGEVYSPQEEGQAPAIIEDGPEAPGLLQGSVVAEKVEAEVIKEPDLCEEETEEGIVYSPHEEEQAPQILEDQQTLTSVDLAKDPPSSSSDDGPMKKRFRRRGTRGRGRKIIYKNEGQAPAIIEDGPEAPGLLQGSVVAKKVETEETQWVVEEGEVKSPQEEDQAPQILEVPLTDVDLSKDPPSSLSDDGPTEKRFRRRGTRGRGRKIIYKKDIGEERSQRETTQ